One genomic segment of Corynebacterium durum includes these proteins:
- a CDS encoding DUF695 domain-containing protein — MAETHHPTLEEQQAAIDAFWSWWRDEGAELLDRVFTGQEQVDVMGLVHPKIVAIAEQLQWEFTPGFDGARHALTVTAAGAELRGVARRWFEAAPDADDVWAFSEFRRPAQDLDVKINYEGVYVQLSETTVLYQRRNSLVDIAVYNPAFNEFDDDSIVTRLGFLLLDKTLGELNVEMWIGAIEFVRENPDDAVPISEFTDVLHDLTSEFPLIGNRNWQVAEAMVDDHPIIIRVLPPLVTLAAPLFETHVAVAFAYDAHETGLPRDEETMQALGSIEDALDSAVANDGRCVAIETGQGQRLMHFYVDSSSEVIQRMEEVLALWDRGNVNLVPSFDPGWEEVSHLRF, encoded by the coding sequence ATGGCTGAAACTCATCACCCCACCCTAGAGGAACAACAGGCCGCGATTGATGCGTTCTGGTCATGGTGGCGCGACGAAGGTGCCGAATTGCTCGACCGAGTTTTTACCGGACAGGAGCAAGTGGATGTCATGGGGCTGGTGCACCCGAAAATCGTTGCGATCGCCGAGCAGTTGCAGTGGGAATTCACCCCGGGTTTCGACGGCGCGCGACACGCCCTCACAGTGACTGCCGCTGGCGCTGAGTTGCGCGGCGTAGCGCGCCGCTGGTTCGAGGCTGCCCCCGATGCTGACGACGTGTGGGCGTTTTCCGAATTTCGCCGACCAGCACAGGACCTCGATGTAAAGATCAATTATGAAGGCGTTTACGTACAGTTGAGCGAGACGACTGTGCTGTACCAGCGGCGTAACTCGCTGGTGGACATTGCCGTGTACAACCCCGCGTTTAATGAGTTTGACGATGATTCCATCGTGACAAGGCTTGGATTCCTTCTGCTCGATAAAACCCTGGGCGAGTTGAATGTGGAAATGTGGATCGGGGCCATTGAGTTTGTGCGCGAAAACCCCGATGATGCCGTACCCATCTCCGAATTCACTGATGTGCTGCATGATTTAACATCCGAATTCCCGTTGATTGGTAACCGTAATTGGCAGGTCGCTGAGGCGATGGTGGACGACCACCCAATCATTATCCGCGTGCTTCCACCGCTGGTCACACTGGCCGCGCCACTGTTTGAAACCCATGTTGCAGTCGCGTTCGCCTATGATGCGCACGAAACTGGCTTGCCTCGTGATGAGGAAACAATGCAGGCGCTCGGTTCCATTGAAGACGCCCTGGATTCCGCCGTGGCCAACGATGGCCGGTGCGTGGCCATCGAAACCGGGCAAGGCCAGCGCCTCATGCACTTCTATGTCGACAGCAGCAGCGAAGTCATCCAGCGTATGGAGGAAGTCCTAGCACTGTGGGACCGTGGCAACGTTAACTTGGTACCGTCGTTCGACCCAGGCTGGGAGGAAGTCTCCCACCTGCGGTTCTAA
- a CDS encoding 3'-5' exonuclease — translation MTHFDVNAMLSFDLETTSANPLEARIVTSAMVRIHNKDVEPLELLADPGVEIPEAASKVHGITTEHAREHGQPHEKVLAETVERIRQGWADGLTLIVFNAPYDLTVLRQLTGDFTVTGAVYDPFVVDRAKDPYRKGPRTLSDLSQFYGVRLDNAHEATADALAAARIAWKQLKLWPDLGTMDLDSLMEAQAVWYYERQTSFRKYLEGQGRDTSDVSTSWPMRG, via the coding sequence ATGACGCACTTTGACGTAAACGCAATGCTCTCCTTCGACCTCGAAACAACCTCGGCGAACCCGTTGGAGGCGCGGATCGTTACGTCTGCCATGGTCCGTATCCACAACAAAGATGTGGAACCCCTTGAGCTGCTTGCGGATCCTGGTGTGGAAATCCCAGAGGCTGCCAGCAAGGTCCACGGCATCACCACCGAGCATGCGCGTGAACACGGTCAGCCGCATGAGAAAGTGTTGGCGGAAACCGTAGAGCGTATTCGTCAAGGCTGGGCCGATGGTTTGACGCTCATTGTGTTTAACGCGCCTTACGATCTCACCGTTTTGCGCCAACTCACGGGTGATTTCACAGTCACCGGCGCTGTATACGATCCTTTTGTTGTTGACCGAGCCAAGGATCCTTACCGCAAAGGCCCCCGAACGCTCAGCGACCTCAGCCAGTTTTATGGTGTGCGTTTGGATAACGCCCACGAGGCCACGGCCGACGCTCTGGCGGCCGCCCGCATCGCGTGGAAGCAGCTGAAACTGTGGCCTGACCTGGGAACCATGGATTTGGATAGCCTCATGGAAGCGCAAGCGGTGTGGTACTACGAGCGCCAGACAAGCTTCCGCAAATACTTAGAAGGCCAAGGACGAGACACCAGTGATGTGAGCACGTCCTGGCCGATGCGCGGCTAG
- a CDS encoding metallophosphoesterase, with protein MSTMFDPSDFWITSDLHLGHPLVTHNRGFTETYHHDSTVMAALSELPDNATLVCLGDISVRKDQYALDKLAELKFAKDLSLILTPGNHDKCHPMFGVESQLTWLPQYQAVFDIVVENFQLNHDGLDVLFTHIPRTDDPYRKGALNRWIARDGFDCVVHGHTHSDQLLAPHHVNVSLEATDFHPIHSSELWGYVKQAVKPTRRVRPKR; from the coding sequence ATGTCAACGATGTTTGATCCCAGTGATTTCTGGATCACCTCAGACCTGCATCTAGGGCATCCATTGGTGACCCACAACCGTGGATTCACCGAGACCTATCATCATGACAGCACTGTCATGGCCGCGTTGTCTGAACTCCCTGATAACGCAACATTGGTATGCCTTGGCGATATCTCTGTCCGCAAAGACCAGTATGCGCTGGATAAGCTTGCGGAACTGAAGTTTGCTAAAGACCTTAGTCTGATCCTTACCCCAGGTAATCACGACAAATGCCATCCCATGTTCGGCGTGGAATCCCAGCTGACGTGGTTGCCGCAGTATCAGGCTGTGTTCGACATTGTTGTTGAAAATTTCCAGCTCAATCACGACGGTCTTGATGTGCTGTTTACGCATATTCCCAGGACAGACGACCCATACCGCAAAGGTGCGCTTAACCGCTGGATCGCACGTGACGGTTTCGACTGTGTCGTGCATGGGCACACCCATTCTGACCAGCTGCTCGCTCCACATCATGTGAATGTGAGTTTGGAGGCGACAGATTTTCACCCTATTCATTCTTCGGAGCTGTGGGGCTATGTGAAGCAGGCTGTGAAGCCAACCCGCCGTGTCCGCCCGAAACGTTAG
- the ligA gene encoding NAD-dependent DNA ligase LigA — MTDFADLRREWNDLAQEVRQHRDLYYNKQPIISDAEFDELFAKLQKLEAEHPELAVPDSPTMEVGAPVAVSSSFANVEHLEPMRSLDNVFDLDELRKWLERTPSESYLTELKIDGLSINLTYRDGELVQAATRGDGRVGEDVTANARVISDIPHVLNGSDEYPVPAVLEVRGEVYISIDDFPEVNAQRIAEGGKPFANPRNAAAGSLRQKNVEDVRKRKLRMICHGIGYSEGFTPATLDEAYRALEAWGLPVSSKTMLVHTTKEIIERVDYWADPANREDLLHEIDGLVIKVDSIAEQRALGSTSRAPRWAIAYKYPPEEVTTTLLDIQVGVGRTGRVTPFAIMEPVFVAGTTVSKATLHNQTEIKRKGVLLGDTVVIRKAGEIIPEVLGPVVEKRDGTEREYIFPTFCPACGTRLAPAKEEDADWRCPNTRNCPNQLAERLTYLAGRKAFDIEVLGEKGAFDLIRSGILTDEADLFDLDREKLSASKVYTAKSGKINSNGEKLLNNIAAAKEAPLSRVLVGLSIRHVGSTASRALAARYRSMDALRAATVEDIAETEGIGSTIAQSFKDWFEVDWHRNIVDKWAAAGVNMEENTTEQLPQTLEGMTVVVTGSLEGFSRDSAKEAIVSRGGKASGSVSKKTTYVVVGEKAGSKETKARDLGLTILDEEQFVRLLETGSPE, encoded by the coding sequence GTGACCGATTTTGCTGATCTCCGCCGCGAATGGAACGACCTTGCGCAGGAGGTTCGTCAACACCGCGACCTCTACTACAACAAGCAACCCATCATTTCCGACGCCGAGTTCGATGAGCTTTTTGCAAAGCTACAGAAACTAGAGGCTGAGCACCCTGAGCTGGCTGTTCCTGATAGCCCAACCATGGAGGTGGGAGCACCTGTCGCGGTGTCGTCAAGCTTTGCCAACGTTGAGCACTTGGAACCCATGCGCAGCTTGGATAATGTGTTCGACCTGGACGAGTTGAGGAAATGGTTGGAACGTACGCCGTCGGAAAGCTACCTCACCGAGTTGAAAATCGACGGGCTGTCCATCAACCTCACCTATCGTGACGGTGAACTCGTGCAGGCGGCGACGCGTGGCGACGGCCGCGTGGGTGAAGATGTCACCGCAAATGCGCGGGTGATCAGCGATATTCCGCACGTGCTTAACGGCAGTGATGAATACCCTGTTCCTGCGGTGCTGGAAGTGCGCGGGGAAGTCTATATTTCCATCGATGATTTTCCAGAGGTCAACGCGCAACGCATCGCGGAAGGCGGAAAACCCTTCGCCAACCCTAGGAATGCGGCGGCTGGTTCCCTGCGGCAAAAAAATGTGGAAGACGTGCGCAAACGTAAGCTACGCATGATCTGCCACGGCATTGGCTACAGCGAAGGTTTCACACCCGCCACCTTGGACGAGGCATACCGCGCGTTGGAGGCGTGGGGGCTGCCAGTGTCTTCAAAAACCATGCTGGTGCACACAACCAAAGAGATTATTGAACGCGTTGACTACTGGGCGGATCCCGCAAACCGCGAGGACCTGCTTCATGAAATTGATGGTTTGGTGATTAAAGTCGATTCCATCGCTGAGCAGCGTGCGCTCGGATCCACCAGCCGTGCGCCGCGCTGGGCGATTGCTTACAAGTACCCGCCGGAGGAAGTTACGACAACCCTGTTGGATATTCAAGTGGGGGTGGGGCGAACCGGTCGTGTCACGCCCTTCGCCATTATGGAACCGGTATTTGTGGCCGGAACGACGGTATCCAAAGCGACCCTGCACAACCAGACCGAAATTAAGCGAAAAGGCGTGTTGCTCGGAGACACTGTGGTGATCCGCAAAGCAGGCGAGATCATTCCCGAAGTGTTAGGGCCGGTGGTGGAAAAACGTGACGGCACCGAACGGGAATATATTTTCCCCACATTCTGCCCGGCCTGCGGAACCAGGCTTGCGCCTGCCAAGGAAGAAGACGCAGACTGGCGGTGTCCGAACACGAGGAATTGCCCCAACCAGCTCGCCGAGCGACTGACCTACCTTGCTGGCCGCAAAGCTTTTGACATTGAGGTGCTGGGGGAGAAAGGCGCGTTTGACCTGATCCGAAGCGGCATTCTTACCGATGAGGCTGACCTTTTTGACCTTGATCGTGAGAAGCTATCAGCCTCTAAGGTGTACACGGCAAAAAGTGGCAAGATCAACAGCAACGGCGAAAAACTCCTGAACAACATTGCCGCCGCTAAAGAGGCACCTTTGTCGCGCGTGCTTGTTGGGCTGTCTATCCGCCATGTCGGCTCCACCGCGTCCCGGGCACTGGCTGCGCGCTACCGCTCCATGGATGCACTTCGAGCCGCAACGGTGGAGGATATTGCCGAAACTGAGGGCATCGGCAGCACCATCGCTCAGTCGTTCAAAGACTGGTTCGAGGTGGACTGGCACCGCAACATTGTGGATAAATGGGCAGCTGCCGGCGTGAATATGGAGGAGAACACCACCGAACAGTTACCGCAAACACTGGAAGGCATGACCGTGGTGGTCACTGGTTCGCTGGAAGGGTTCTCCCGCGACTCGGCGAAGGAAGCCATCGTCTCCCGTGGTGGTAAAGCCTCCGGGTCTGTATCCAAGAAAACCACCTACGTGGTGGTGGGGGAAAAGGCGGGTTCTAAAGAAACCAAAGCCCGCGACCTTGGACTCACCATTCTGGATGAAGAGCAGTTTGTTCGGCTGTTAGAAACCGGTTCGCCAGAGTAG
- the galE gene encoding UDP-glucose 4-epimerase GalE: protein MKVLVTGGAGFIGSTVISRLLDDGHEAVILDDFSTGRREFAEGRTFYEGDFADRALLEQIWNDHPDIDAVMHCAALIVVPDSVSNPIGYYRNNVSKTIELLDFLQSHGCTRFLFSGSASIYAVTDDFTVDENSPFAPMSPYARTKAVLEGVFADIAAATPINIISLRYFNPIGADPSMRTGLQLEFPSHALGKLIEARNTGTPFTITGVDWPTRDGSGIRDYIHVWDLAAAHVAAIEKFDSVVGDNDYLAINLGTGTGTTVFELVDAFDAVTGEKLATTTGPARPGDAAGAYTRSSRAKELLGWVPKHDIKDGIADTLKWFEVRENILDGF from the coding sequence ATGAAGGTTCTAGTCACTGGTGGAGCAGGATTCATTGGATCCACAGTTATCTCCCGACTCCTTGATGATGGACACGAAGCCGTCATCCTCGACGATTTCAGCACAGGACGCCGCGAATTCGCCGAAGGACGAACCTTCTACGAAGGCGACTTCGCCGACCGCGCACTTCTCGAACAAATCTGGAACGATCACCCAGATATTGATGCGGTCATGCACTGCGCAGCCCTGATCGTGGTGCCCGACTCGGTGTCCAACCCCATCGGCTACTACCGCAATAACGTCTCCAAGACCATCGAGTTGCTGGACTTCCTGCAAAGCCACGGCTGCACCCGCTTCCTGTTCAGTGGTTCGGCATCCATCTACGCAGTCACCGACGACTTCACCGTGGACGAAAACTCCCCCTTCGCCCCCATGAGTCCCTATGCTCGGACAAAAGCCGTGCTTGAGGGCGTGTTCGCCGACATCGCCGCAGCCACCCCCATCAACATCATCTCCCTCCGCTACTTCAACCCCATCGGTGCCGACCCGAGCATGCGCACCGGCCTGCAGCTCGAATTCCCATCACACGCGCTGGGCAAACTCATTGAGGCACGCAACACGGGAACCCCCTTCACCATCACTGGTGTGGACTGGCCCACCCGCGACGGCTCTGGCATCCGCGACTACATCCATGTCTGGGACCTCGCTGCAGCACACGTCGCAGCTATTGAAAAGTTCGACTCCGTGGTAGGCGACAACGACTACCTAGCCATCAACCTGGGCACCGGCACCGGCACCACCGTGTTTGAGCTTGTCGACGCCTTCGATGCCGTCACCGGCGAAAAACTCGCCACAACCACCGGTCCCGCCCGCCCCGGCGATGCCGCCGGTGCATATACCCGTAGTTCTCGCGCCAAAGAGCTGCTGGGATGGGTGCCTAAGCACGACATCAAAGACGGCATCGCTGACACCTTGAAATGGTTCGAGGTGCGCGAAAACATCCTTGACGGGTTCTGA
- a CDS encoding amino acid-binding ACT domain protein — protein MSYLIRVLLPDTPGSLGQLADAFGMVDANIQSVDVVQVFPDGTAMDDIVVSLPKTALPDTLITAAQALDGVEVDSIRPFSGTIDRRGQIRMLASIAEHKNNTTRAMEELVDVLPRSITSGWCLVLDTTGPSRRIAANPAAPEDDATTPSVPPVTSARVLDVEHEDWIPSSWSLLDSALAVAPIGDTGMILIVGRPGGPDFLASEVEHLGNMGIIIGSILKV, from the coding sequence ATGTCCTACTTGATCCGCGTCCTGCTTCCTGATACTCCAGGCAGTCTCGGGCAACTCGCCGACGCGTTCGGAATGGTAGATGCCAATATTCAATCCGTAGACGTCGTCCAAGTATTTCCCGACGGCACAGCCATGGATGACATCGTGGTATCTCTTCCCAAAACCGCCCTACCTGACACATTGATCACCGCTGCCCAAGCATTAGATGGCGTGGAGGTAGATTCCATCCGCCCCTTCTCTGGAACCATCGACCGACGTGGGCAAATTCGCATGCTAGCCTCCATCGCCGAGCATAAAAACAATACGACGCGCGCAATGGAAGAACTCGTCGACGTCCTTCCCCGCTCCATTACCTCTGGGTGGTGTCTAGTTCTTGATACCACCGGGCCAAGCCGACGCATCGCCGCTAACCCGGCCGCCCCCGAAGACGACGCGACCACCCCCTCTGTACCCCCCGTGACATCAGCACGCGTACTTGACGTGGAACATGAAGATTGGATACCCAGCAGCTGGTCCCTGCTGGACTCAGCCCTGGCCGTCGCCCCCATCGGCGACACTGGCATGATCCTCATCGTCGGCCGACCCGGCGGCCCCGACTTCTTGGCCAGTGAAGTCGAGCACCTCGGCAACATGGGCATCATTATCGGATCAATCCTCAAAGTATAG
- the gatC gene encoding Asp-tRNA(Asn)/Glu-tRNA(Gln) amidotransferase subunit GatC, translating to MPEISRDEVAHLARLARLALTEEELDQYAGQIDDIVANVSAVGLVAAEGVEPMSHPHSIHTTMREDVVEKTLTAEQALDQAPAVEEQRFVVPQILGE from the coding sequence GTGCCTGAAATTTCGCGCGACGAGGTCGCTCACCTCGCACGACTGGCCCGCCTCGCCCTAACTGAGGAAGAACTCGACCAATACGCAGGTCAGATTGATGACATTGTTGCCAATGTCAGTGCCGTTGGCCTGGTGGCTGCGGAAGGTGTAGAGCCGATGAGCCACCCGCATTCCATCCACACAACCATGCGTGAAGATGTCGTAGAAAAGACCCTCACCGCCGAGCAGGCCCTTGACCAGGCGCCGGCGGTGGAGGAGCAGCGTTTCGTCGTACCGCAGATTCTGGGGGAGTAA
- the gatA gene encoding Asp-tRNA(Asn)/Glu-tRNA(Gln) amidotransferase subunit GatA, producing the protein MSENKYLVGAEGASELTAMTAAELAEKIHSREVSSVEVTQAHLDRIADVDGDIHAFLHVGAEEALDAARAVDESLAAGEAPASALAGVPLALKDVFTTTDAPTTCGSKMLEGYMAPYDATVTRRIREAGIPILGKTNMDEFAMGSSTENSAYGPTHNPWDVTRTAGGSGGGSSAALAAGEAPLAIGTDTGGSIRQPAALTNTVGVKPTYGTVSRYGLVACASSLDQGGPTARTVLDTALLHEVIAGSDHFDATSVDRPVAPVVEAARAGMTGDLSGVRIGVVKQFDRDGYQQGVLEQFHKAVSQLESQGATVVEVDCPHFDSALAAYYLILPCEVSSNLARFDGMRYGLRVGDDGTHSAEEVMAMTRAAGFGPEVKRRIILGTYALSVGYYDAYYLQAQRVRTLIAQDFAAAFETCDVLVSPTTPTTAFKLGEKVSDPMAMYNFDLCTLPLNLAGLSGMSVPAGLASDTGLPVGLQIMAPAFADDRLYKVGAAFEAGQH; encoded by the coding sequence ATGAGCGAAAACAAGTACTTGGTCGGCGCTGAAGGTGCGTCGGAACTCACCGCTATGACTGCGGCAGAGCTGGCGGAGAAGATTCACAGCCGCGAAGTGTCGTCTGTGGAGGTGACCCAGGCTCACCTCGATCGCATTGCCGACGTTGATGGTGATATTCACGCCTTCCTACACGTGGGTGCCGAGGAAGCGCTGGACGCCGCACGTGCAGTCGATGAGTCACTGGCTGCAGGAGAAGCTCCGGCCTCAGCGTTAGCTGGCGTGCCGTTGGCGCTGAAAGACGTGTTCACCACCACGGATGCGCCCACAACCTGCGGTTCGAAGATGCTCGAAGGCTACATGGCACCCTACGATGCCACCGTGACGCGTCGCATTCGCGAGGCCGGTATCCCGATTTTGGGTAAGACCAACATGGACGAGTTCGCCATGGGGTCATCTACCGAGAACTCCGCATACGGTCCCACCCACAACCCCTGGGACGTCACCCGCACCGCAGGTGGTTCGGGCGGTGGTTCCTCAGCAGCGCTTGCCGCTGGTGAAGCGCCACTGGCTATTGGCACGGATACGGGCGGTTCTATTCGCCAGCCCGCCGCGCTGACCAACACTGTGGGCGTTAAGCCTACCTACGGTACCGTGTCCCGATACGGCCTGGTTGCGTGTGCATCCTCCCTGGACCAAGGCGGACCCACGGCGCGCACTGTACTGGACACGGCGCTTCTTCATGAGGTTATCGCTGGCTCAGACCATTTCGACGCTACATCAGTGGATCGTCCCGTGGCCCCCGTTGTAGAGGCTGCCCGTGCTGGAATGACCGGTGACCTTTCCGGCGTGCGCATCGGAGTGGTCAAACAATTCGACCGGGACGGTTATCAGCAGGGCGTTCTGGAGCAATTCCATAAGGCTGTGTCCCAGCTTGAATCCCAAGGTGCCACGGTTGTTGAGGTGGATTGCCCGCACTTTGATTCCGCACTTGCGGCCTACTATCTGATTCTCCCGTGCGAAGTGTCGTCCAACCTGGCGCGTTTCGACGGTATGCGTTACGGCCTCCGCGTCGGTGACGACGGCACCCATTCTGCAGAAGAAGTGATGGCTATGACTCGCGCGGCAGGCTTTGGTCCCGAGGTGAAGCGTCGCATCATCCTGGGCACTTACGCCCTATCCGTGGGTTACTATGACGCTTACTATCTGCAGGCTCAACGCGTGCGCACCCTCATTGCCCAGGATTTTGCTGCGGCCTTTGAGACCTGTGACGTGCTGGTTTCTCCCACCACCCCCACCACCGCGTTCAAGCTGGGGGAGAAGGTCTCCGACCCGATGGCCATGTACAACTTCGACTTGTGCACTCTGCCGCTGAACCTCGCGGGCCTGTCTGGCATGTCAGTCCCCGCAGGACTGGCCAGCGACACCGGGCTTCCGGTCGGCCTGCAGATCATGGCTCCCGCGTTTGCCGACGACCGCCTATACAAGGTTGGCGCTGCCTTTGAGGCGGGCCAACACTAA
- a CDS encoding NAD(P)-dependent alcohol dehydrogenase: MTFTVKALQKFGPDKPFVVTNLERRDPGPKDVVIDIKAAGICHSDIHTIRNEWGEAHFPLAVGHEIAGVVSAVGSEVTRWKIGDRVGVGCLVNSCGECEECKADQEQNCRNGLVGTYNSTDVDGTITQGGYSEKIVVNEHFVCRIPDGLDFDVAAPLLCAGITTYSPIVNWDIKPGDKVAVLGLGGLGHMGVQIAAAKGADVTVLSRSLKKAETAKSLGASRTLATSEEGFFDNHRGEFDFILNTISADIDVDSYMRLLKPRGVMAVVGLPPEGQNVHFASLIMGGKVLTGSNIGGLKATQEMLDFCAEHGLGARIEKIGVQDVDAAYDRVVAGDVKFRFVIDTSTFDEVAAEVTS, encoded by the coding sequence ATGACCTTTACTGTCAAAGCACTTCAGAAATTCGGACCTGATAAACCTTTTGTGGTTACCAATCTTGAACGCCGCGACCCCGGCCCCAAAGATGTGGTCATTGACATCAAGGCCGCTGGCATTTGTCACAGCGACATTCACACCATCCGCAACGAGTGGGGAGAAGCCCACTTCCCGCTTGCAGTTGGGCATGAAATCGCTGGTGTGGTCTCTGCAGTGGGGTCTGAGGTGACCCGCTGGAAAATTGGCGATCGCGTGGGAGTGGGCTGCCTGGTCAATTCCTGCGGTGAATGTGAAGAATGCAAAGCCGACCAGGAGCAAAACTGCCGCAATGGCCTCGTGGGTACCTACAATTCCACTGACGTTGATGGCACCATTACTCAAGGTGGCTACAGCGAAAAGATCGTGGTGAATGAGCACTTTGTGTGTCGCATTCCCGACGGCTTAGATTTTGACGTCGCCGCACCACTTCTTTGCGCAGGAATTACCACCTATTCCCCAATTGTGAACTGGGATATTAAGCCCGGTGATAAAGTAGCCGTTCTGGGGCTTGGTGGTCTTGGTCACATGGGTGTGCAGATCGCTGCGGCGAAGGGTGCCGATGTCACCGTTCTCAGCCGGAGCCTGAAGAAAGCCGAGACCGCGAAGTCCCTCGGCGCCTCACGCACCCTGGCCACCTCTGAGGAGGGTTTCTTTGATAACCACAGGGGTGAGTTTGACTTCATTCTGAACACCATCAGCGCCGACATTGATGTTGATTCCTACATGCGGTTGCTGAAGCCCCGTGGTGTCATGGCTGTTGTCGGCTTGCCGCCGGAAGGACAGAATGTTCATTTCGCCTCCCTGATCATGGGTGGGAAGGTGCTCACTGGTTCCAACATCGGCGGACTGAAAGCAACCCAGGAGATGCTGGACTTCTGTGCCGAGCATGGTTTGGGTGCGCGCATCGAGAAGATTGGTGTCCAGGACGTAGATGCCGCCTACGACCGCGTTGTTGCTGGTGATGTGAAGTTCCGTTTTGTCATCGACACTTCTACGTTTGATGAGGTAGCGGCGGAAGTCACGAGCTAA
- a CDS encoding CPBP family intramembrane glutamic endopeptidase — protein sequence MTPLANTGGREDIANTFKLGPIGLSLSIFAISIVAPIMEEIYYRRFIMGYLEQKLLPRMQARTAIICSTLISSVLFALMHGVPMAIITAFFLGTCAAALIRWHQSLWASVALHIANNTVVSLVLLFIYFTGTNVLG from the coding sequence ATGACTCCCCTGGCAAACACAGGCGGGCGAGAGGATATAGCTAATACGTTCAAGCTCGGGCCAATCGGCCTTAGCCTGTCTATTTTTGCAATATCCATCGTTGCCCCGATTATGGAGGAAATCTATTACCGGCGTTTCATTATGGGCTACCTGGAGCAGAAACTACTCCCACGGATGCAGGCACGCACCGCCATCATCTGCTCGACGCTCATATCGTCGGTACTGTTTGCCCTGATGCATGGCGTGCCCATGGCCATAATCACTGCCTTCTTTTTAGGGACCTGCGCAGCGGCACTCATTCGGTGGCACCAATCCCTCTGGGCCAGTGTGGCCCTACACATTGCCAACAACACCGTGGTGTCCCTGGTTCTGCTCTTCATCTACTTCACCGGCACTAACGTGTTGGGCTAA
- a CDS encoding CPBP family intramembrane glutamic endopeptidase, whose translation MSFTPPQQPQPSSHYPPAPAGQRSNTQYPTAQYPSVPQPTQQRPIMSYVVPSRRAVTGLELLAILALPVVASLVAILISTIAMMLIFDDLKTIQVYVIPAALAGYGITLFTTLRVQRWSLSDLGFHPIKRTWAHLLWQVPAIITVCGMISLAATVLVTPPETSDSQEMADTFKFGLVAVVLSILAISIIGPIIEEICFRRFIMGYLDQKLLPRMQARTAIICSTLASSLFFALAHGVPTIMIYTFFLGIGAAALIRWHQSLWAGAALHIANNTMVCLAGLSIYLNGMLN comes from the coding sequence ATGTCTTTTACGCCGCCGCAGCAGCCGCAACCATCATCGCACTACCCGCCCGCTCCGGCGGGGCAGCGCTCAAACACGCAGTACCCAACCGCACAGTACCCATCAGTACCGCAACCGACGCAGCAGCGCCCCATCATGTCCTATGTTGTGCCGTCGCGCCGGGCAGTGACGGGGCTCGAATTATTGGCGATACTTGCGCTACCCGTCGTAGCATCTTTGGTTGCGATTCTTATCAGCACCATCGCCATGATGCTCATTTTCGATGATCTTAAGACCATACAGGTCTACGTCATCCCAGCGGCGCTCGCCGGGTACGGCATAACCTTGTTCACCACATTGCGGGTACAACGGTGGTCATTGTCAGACCTGGGGTTTCACCCGATAAAACGCACGTGGGCACACTTACTCTGGCAAGTTCCAGCGATTATTACGGTGTGCGGCATGATTTCACTAGCTGCGACCGTGTTGGTCACGCCTCCAGAGACCTCGGACTCGCAAGAAATGGCTGACACGTTCAAGTTTGGACTTGTTGCTGTGGTGTTGTCGATTCTGGCCATATCTATTATCGGCCCGATCATTGAGGAAATCTGCTTCCGACGCTTCATCATGGGCTACCTGGATCAGAAACTACTCCCACGGATGCAGGCACGCACCGCCATCATCTGCTCAACACTAGCGTCATCGCTGTTCTTTGCCCTGGCACACGGCGTGCCCACCATCATGATCTACACATTCTTCCTGGGAATCGGCGCAGCCGCACTCATTCGATGGCACCAATCACTGTGGGCCGGCGCGGCCCTACACATTGCCAACAACACGATGGTATGTTTGGCCGGGCTATCCATTTATCTCAATGGCATGTTGAACTAA